The genome window GCACGTGCAGAACGCCGCGGGCGACCACCTCTTCTTCAAGGTCGAGGCCGGAACGCTTTCCTGCAGCACGCAGCCGGCGTCGGCCACCGCGGACACGGGCCTGGCCCAGCTCCCGTACGATCCCACGCGCCATCGGTGGATGCGCATCCGCGAGCAGTTTGGAATCGTGTACTTCGAGTACTCGGCCCGCCTACTTCGAGCTCACGAAGTTCGACGGCATCACCATCCGCATCTTCGACGGCAAGGTGGTTCCGGCGCTGTAAAGGATCGAGCGGCGAATGACGGGGGCCGGCGAAAGGAATCCGTCGGCCCTTCTCGCGGCCCACTCTGTTCGGTCGGGCCAGCCGGAGCTTTCAGGAGGGAACCGCCTACGTAAATTAAAGGCATAATAGATGCGGTCCTATTTGCATGCTATTGGATGGTAGGCCCGATGGGCCTGCCGCGTGATGATCACCTGGACGAGGGGAGGCGCTCATGAGGCGAATCACCAGGGGGATTTCCGGCGTGTTGTGCGCGGGGCTGCTGCTCGGCGCGGGTCCTCCCGCACCGCATGCCGCCGCACCCGTGATCATCATGGTCAACCCGTACACCAACGGGCAGGTGGTCACGTCGCTGCGGAACTCCCAGAGCAGTCCGATCCTGGGCTCGGTGAACGCCGTCAGCATGAACCGCTGCGACGTGGAGATCAAGCGTCTGAGCGACGGCTTCTACTGGACCGGAACGACGTGGACGTCCACCGTGCAGAACTTCCCGGCCACCGTATCGAATCGGAACCCGTCGCCCCCGTGGTACGACTTCCGGTACGACGCGGGGCCCGGCTCGGCGAACATGACGTCCGGCACGCAGTACCTGGTCTGGGTCTACTGCGCGGACCTCTCGGGCGGGACCACCATCGCAACGGTCACCGTCACCAAGGCGTAGGCTACGCCCGCGCTTGCGCCGGGCTCACGATGTCCCCGCACCCCCACGACGAGGGTGCGGGGACTCTTCATACCGACACCCGGTACGGCGCGTCTTCAACGATGCTGCACGGGCGGGGACGCGGCATCCGCGAGCGAGCGCACCGTCCCGCTTCCTCCGCATTCTTGTTACTTCTCGTCCCGCTGGCCCGATCCTTTCGGTTTCCTTGCGTGCCGAGTAGATTCCCGCGGTTTCGGGAGATTCCGTACGTGCGCCCCGGGCGCCTGCACTGCATAGCGAGCGATGGACCGGTACTTCGACGAGAACCACCTGATGATCCGCGACATGGTGCGCGATTTCGCCGAAAACGAGATCGCGCCCGTGGCCGGCGAACTCGATCGGAGCGGCGAGTTCCCGTGGGAGAACGTGAAGAAGATGGGCGAGCTGGGCCTGTTCGGCATCCCCTGGCCCGAGGAGCTGGGCGGCGCGGGGATGGACGGCATCGCCTACATGATCGTGATCCACGAGCTGGCCAGGGTCGACGCCAGCCACGCCATCACCGTCTCGGCCCATACCACGCTGGGCTCCTCGCCCATCGTGAACTTCGGCACGCCGGAGCAGAAGGAGCGCTTCATCCCGCTCCTGGCCAGCGGCACGGTGCTGGGCGGCTTCGGGCTCACCGAGCCGGGGGCGGGCTCCGACGCGGGCGGCACGCAGACCACCGCCACGAAGGTGGACGGCGGGTGGATCCTGAACGGGAGCAAGATCTTCATCACCCACGCCGGCGTGGGCGAGATCTTCGTGGTCACCGCACAGACGGACAAGGAAAAGGGTACGAAGGGGATCACCTCGTTCATCGTCTCCAAGCCCACCACGGACCTGGAGAAGGCGCGCGAGATCGGCATCGGCCACGCGCAGGACGGGCAGCTCTGCTACACCGAGGGTGTCCGCGCGGGGAAGAAGGAAGACAAGATGGGGTGGCGCGCCAGCGACACCCGCGAACTGGTGCTGGAGAACGCGTTCGTTCCCGACAAGAACGTGCTGGGCGAGGTGGGGATGGGCTTCGTCAACTTCATGAAGACCCTCGACGCCGGCCGCATCGGCATCGGCGCGCTCTCGCTGGGGCTGGCGGAGGGCGCGTTCGAGCAGGCCCGCGCCTACGCGCTGGAGCGGCAGCAGTTCGGGAAGCCGATCGCCGACTTCCAGGGGATCCAGTTCATGCTGGCCGACATGGCCACCGAGATCGAGGCCGCCAAGCACCTCGTCTACCACGCCGCGTGGCTGAAGGAGCAGGGGAGGCCGTATACCCGGGAAGCGTCGATGGCCAAGCTGTTCGCCAGCGAGACGGCCATGCGCGTGACCACCAGGGCCGTGCAGGTGCACGGCGGCTACGGCTACACCCGCGAATACCCGGTGGAGCGCATGATGCGCGACGCCAAGATCTGCGAGATCGGGGAGGGGACCAGCGAGATCCAGCGCCTGGTGATCGCCCGCAGCCTTCTCCGCGAGCTCGCCCACTGAACGCCGCCGCGCCGCGGGCCACGCTCCGCCGGGCGGCCAACACGGGCAGTCTGAACATGGTTCGATCCGCTTTGCGCGGGGCTTGCGACGCCCCGCGGGGTCGGCCCGTACCCTCCAGGGGCCTCGCCCCGTCTCCCGCACGCCAGGAGGCGGATTGAAGCGCGAGATCCTGATGAACACCACCGCCCGCGAGACGCGCGTCGCCATCCTCGAGGACGACGTGCTGGTCGAGCTCATGGTCGACCGGCCGGACGCGGCGCGGATGGTGGGTGACATCTACAAGGGACGGGTCGAAGCCGTCCTCCCCGGCATCCAGGCCGCCTTCGTGGACATCGGCACCGAGAAGGCGGCCTTCCTGCACGTCAGCGACGTGGCCGTGGATGACGACGACGAGGACGAGGAGCCCGGCGCGGCCTCCGCCGCGGCCGACGACGACGACGCCCCGGCCAACGGCGGGGGCGGGCGCCGCGCCCAGCGCTTTCCCCCCATCCAGGACATCGTCAAGAAGGGGCAGGAGATGCTGGTGCAGGTGAGCAAGGAGCCCATCAGCACCAAGGGCCCCCGCGTCACCGCGCACATCTCCCTCCCCGGCCGCTTCCTGGTGTACATGCCGGGAAGCGACCACGTGGGCGTGTCGCGCAAGATCGAGGACCGCGAGGAGCGCTCCCGTCTCCGCGCCCTCGCCCGCGAGATCCTTCCCGCGAAGGCGGGCGGGGTCATCGTGCGCACCGTGGGCGAGGAGCTCACGCGCGAAACCTTCGAGCGCGAGCTGAAGGCGCTGATGCAGCTCTGGAAGCAGATCCAGAAGAAGGCGTCCAAGTCGCGCGCCCCCGCCGCGGTGCACCGGGAAGCCAAGCTCGTCGCCGGCATCATCCGCGACCTGTTCAGCCAGAAGGTCGACTCGCTGATCGTCGACTCGCAGCCGGTGTTCGACGACGTGAAGGCGTACCTGGAGCAGGTGGACCCGTCGCTCATCGAGCGGGTGCGGATGTACACCGACCCCAGGCCGCTCTTCGACGCCTACGACATCGAGAGCGAGATCCGCGACGCCTTCCAGCGCCGGGTGAACCTCCCGTCGGGCGGCTACATCATCGTGGAGCCCACCGAGGCGCTCGTCTCCATCGACGTGAACACCGGGCGCTACACGGGGAAGAAGGACCCCGAGAAGACGATCCTGAAGACCAACGTCGACGCGGCGCGCGAGATCGCGCGGCAGGTGCGGCTGCGCGACGTGGGCGGGATCATCGTGTGCGACTTCATCGACATGGAGACCAAGCAGAACCGGGAAAAGGTGCTGCAGGAGCTCCGCCAGCACCTGTCCCGCGACCGGGCGCGCACCAAGGCGTTCCAGGTCAGCGAGCTGGGGCTGATCGAGATGACGCGCCAGCGGGTGCG of Longimicrobium sp. contains these proteins:
- a CDS encoding Rne/Rng family ribonuclease; the encoded protein is MKREILMNTTARETRVAILEDDVLVELMVDRPDAARMVGDIYKGRVEAVLPGIQAAFVDIGTEKAAFLHVSDVAVDDDDEDEEPGAASAAADDDDAPANGGGGRRAQRFPPIQDIVKKGQEMLVQVSKEPISTKGPRVTAHISLPGRFLVYMPGSDHVGVSRKIEDREERSRLRALAREILPAKAGGVIVRTVGEELTRETFERELKALMQLWKQIQKKASKSRAPAAVHREAKLVAGIIRDLFSQKVDSLIVDSQPVFDDVKAYLEQVDPSLIERVRMYTDPRPLFDAYDIESEIRDAFQRRVNLPSGGYIIVEPTEALVSIDVNTGRYTGKKDPEKTILKTNVDAAREIARQVRLRDVGGIIVCDFIDMETKQNREKVLQELRQHLSRDRARTKAFQVSELGLIEMTRQRVRPSLYHTQTEACPTCSGTGRIFTPETVVRRIERAIRRAWAAGTEKNLVVRVHPEVALYVLEQEPAWIRGMEKSLGMKIALRDDPLIAQDDFRLLSAVSHQDVSGKFNLG
- a CDS encoding acyl-CoA dehydrogenase, whose translation is MDRYFDENHLMIRDMVRDFAENEIAPVAGELDRSGEFPWENVKKMGELGLFGIPWPEELGGAGMDGIAYMIVIHELARVDASHAITVSAHTTLGSSPIVNFGTPEQKERFIPLLASGTVLGGFGLTEPGAGSDAGGTQTTATKVDGGWILNGSKIFITHAGVGEIFVVTAQTDKEKGTKGITSFIVSKPTTDLEKAREIGIGHAQDGQLCYTEGVRAGKKEDKMGWRASDTRELVLENAFVPDKNVLGEVGMGFVNFMKTLDAGRIGIGALSLGLAEGAFEQARAYALERQQFGKPIADFQGIQFMLADMATEIEAAKHLVYHAAWLKEQGRPYTREASMAKLFASETAMRVTTRAVQVHGGYGYTREYPVERMMRDAKICEIGEGTSEIQRLVIARSLLRELAH